The region ATCGCGAAATCACGAAATTTCACACTAGCGCCATCTCTCTCGATGACGCCGTTTCAAACGGACAACTTCTTCCGTCCAGGTGCTCTTCAAACTCTTTTCGCCATTTCTTAATGATCGACATTGTAGGAAACGCAGCCGCGTCGCCTAATGCGCAGAAGGTTCGGCCAGC is a window of Terriglobales bacterium DNA encoding:
- a CDS encoding NADH-ubiquinone oxidoreductase-F iron-sulfur binding region domain-containing protein, which produces AGRTFCALGDAAAFPTMSIIKKWRKEFEEHLDGRSCPFETASSREMALV